Genomic window (Ascochyta rabiei chromosome 13, complete sequence):
GATTGATGCACGCTTGTAACGCTTGTCGGTATACTTTTCGTACACGGCGGCATGGTGCTTCTGAGGGTTGTCGCAGCACTCCACGATACAAGAAACAAGCTGTCGCAATTGACTCAGGGTGTATCCGGAGTAGTGAACGTGGGATTGCGACTAGAACTTGTTAGCACAGCTTGAACCGAGCAGCGCGCATTCACATACCCAATCGCCCTTCTTCAACATGAACCGGGCTAAACAATGAGCGCCGGCGGCCAGGAAGCTTGGAGCGCAGCTGACGAATCGTTCATCCATGACAGTGATCTCAAGGAAGTATTTGGCCAAAGTCCTGGTCTCGAGATCGTAGTCGTCCGCCTTGCTGATACGGCGCAGGAAGCTCATTGGCCCAGGCCAGCCCAGCTCGAACTGCAGCATGCTGAGCATAAAGCGCTCGGCCTTGAGAACTTCATCGCCAGTGTAGGCACCATCGACCATGTAAACGATCTCTTGAACTGAAGGGCAGTTGATCTCCTCGTACTTGGCAGCAACGAACAGAGCGGTGGCACCTACAAGCTGCAGCTTGCCCAGAGAAACGACTTTGGCGGAAAGAAATCGATCGACGTAGTTGACTGCAAGGAACAGAGTCTCAGGTAGGAGCGTGAATCGGTTGTGGACCTGTACAAGCCAGTCCATAAGCACCGATCGCATCGACCATTGGATCTCGGCCTGGTGGTCCATGTAGTTGGCATTGGGCTTCATCTTTTCCTCAAGGGAATGCATGTAGTCGAAAATCTCGTCGCCATATTCGGCCACCATTGATGTATCCCACTGCTCGTCCTCGACATCTTCGGGAGATCTGTGCAACTCAACGAACTGTTTCGCGGCTTCAAGCTCACGTTGGGTTTTTACTGTGATACGCGGCGCAGGAACAAGTGTTACACCGCCAGTGGTGTTGTCGCTGCGCGAACGAAGGGACCTAGCGGTTGTATATCCATCTGCATCGTAGTActcttcctcgtcgtcttcgtcccAGTATTCTTCCCGGCTGAGCTTTGCAAGCTCCTCGTTGCGTTCTTGTTCAATGACACGCGCCTGCTCCTCAAGAGCATCAAGGTACTCGTACTTTTCTTCTGCATCAACCTTGATCGCCTTCTCTTGTTTGTGCGCAGGGATGATGGCCTCGGTCTCGGTTGGGCGAACAGCTGTTGGCTCTGACGCACGGTCCTCAATGGGAAATGAGGTGGTCCGCGACGTCAATGCCTGCCGTGTTGGGACCGTTGTTGTGATGATCTCAGGTACGACCTCGATCCTGGACTCGTGGAATACAGTGGTCGGCTTCTTGGTTATGGTCTTGCGAGTGTTGGTGGCCTGGTGCGAGGCATCGACGGTGGCTTGCTTTGCAACGACAGATTCGACCAACTCAGC
Coding sequences:
- a CDS encoding B-type cyclin; protein product: MDAKPQRPLRSLRHRDENAPSQLPAGKTLKQGKSVSALNGLSMPAGAIKPAAKRAPFADVSNTTRLPVAKDDIHLAGKKKDTLVLKDPAVVSIKELEKPGALSRPAQRPLSTVTAKANVSTNAELVESVVAKQATVDASHQATNTRKTITKKPTTVFHESRIEVVPEIITTTVPTRQALTSRTTSFPIEDRASEPTAVRPTETEAIIPAHKQEKAIKVDAEEKYEYLDALEEQARVIEQERNEELAKLSREEYWDEDDEEEYYDADGYTTARSLRSRSDNTTGGVTLVPAPRITVKTQRELEAAKQFVELHRSPEDVEDEQWDTSMVAEYGDEIFDYMHSLEEKMKPNANYMDHQAEIQWSMRSVLMDWLVQVHNRFTLLPETLFLAVNYVDRFLSAKVVSLGKLQLVGATALFVAAKYEEINCPSVQEIVYMVDGAYTGDEVLKAERFMLSMLQFELGWPGPMSFLRRISKADDYDLETRTLAKYFLEITVMDERFVSCAPSFLAAGAHCLARFMLKKGDWSQSHVHYSGYTLSQLRQLVSCIVECCDNPQKHHAAVYEKYTDKRYKRASIFVETEVAKGFQLPFASRDSLASQTWRRK